A genomic region of Rhipicephalus sanguineus isolate Rsan-2018 chromosome 1, BIME_Rsan_1.4, whole genome shotgun sequence contains the following coding sequences:
- the LOC119387970 gene encoding paired box protein Pax-9-like: MARGAGGARNEPSSSTSCGGVNQLGGSFANGKPLPFHVRLRILELALFGYRPCDISRQLLVSHGCVSKILARFTETGSILPGAIGGSKPRVSTPLVIRKIREYKQENGALFAWEIRERLLFDRVCPRDSLPSISSINRILRRTLGRSKPQRLMAQNHMDTEQHPPASMGLDTQKRTFFIKDILGWHM; the protein is encoded by the exons ATGGCACGTGGTGCGGGAGGAGCACGGAACGAGCCGTCGTCGTCCACCAGCTGCGGTGGCGTCAACCAGCTGGGCGGCAGTTTTGCCAATGGCAAGCCGCTGCCCTTCCATGTGCGCCTCAGGATCCTGGAGCTGGCCCTGTTCGGCTACCGGCCGTGCGACATCTCACGACAGCTGCTCGTCTCGCACGGATGCGTCTCCAAGATATTGGCGCGCTTCACCGAGACCGGCTCCATACTGCCAGGGGCCATCG GTGGAAGCAAGCCTCGTGTTTCAACACCTCTGGTGATTCGCAAAATTCGCGAGTACAAGCAAGAGAATGGTGCTCTGTTTGCTTGGGAGATTCGGGAGCGACTACTCTTTGATAGAGTTTGCCCTCGAGACTCCTTGCCCAGCATATCTTCTATCAATAGGATTCTGCGGCGAACACTGGGACGGTCAAAACCACAGCGCCTCATGGCACAGAACCACATGGACACTGAACAGCACCCACCTGCTTCCATGGGATTAGACACACAGAAACGAACATTCTTTATTAAGGATATTTTAGGTTGGCACATGTAA